From Streptomyces sp. NBC_00683, one genomic window encodes:
- a CDS encoding L-fuconate dehydratase, which translates to MTSTAPRIIAVDTYDIRFPTSRELDGSDAMNPDPDYSAAYVVLRTDAGDGQEGHGFSFTIGRGNDVQVAAIDALRPHIVGRSADALCADPGSLNRDLIGDSQLRWLGPEKGVMHMAIGAVVNAVWDLAAKRASKPLWRFLADAEPEWLVSQVDFRYIVDALTPEDALTLLRRGREGAAGRESDLLERGYPGYTTSPGWLGYSDEKLTRLAQQAVADGFTQIKLKVGADLADDVRRCRAARAAVGPDIRIAIDANQRWNVGEAIEWTRALTEFDPYWIEEPTSPDDVLGHASVRKGVAPVKVATGEHVQNRIIFKQLLQADAIDVLQIDAARVGGVNENLAILLLAAKFGVPVCPHAGGVGLCELVQHLSMFDYVALSGSTENRVIEFVDHLHEHFLAPVQIREGHYRAPDAPGFSAEMHAASIAEFSYPDGRFWAADRAAQGAGQAAYNAVSKTVHKEVLA; encoded by the coding sequence GTGACCTCAACTGCCCCGAGAATCATCGCAGTCGACACGTACGACATCCGCTTCCCCACCTCCCGGGAACTGGACGGCTCGGACGCCATGAACCCGGACCCCGACTACTCCGCCGCCTATGTGGTGCTCCGCACCGATGCGGGCGACGGCCAGGAGGGCCACGGCTTCAGCTTCACCATCGGGCGCGGCAACGATGTCCAGGTCGCCGCGATCGACGCGCTGCGCCCGCACATCGTCGGCCGGTCGGCCGACGCACTGTGCGCCGATCCGGGATCCCTGAACCGCGACCTGATCGGGGACAGTCAGTTGCGCTGGCTCGGCCCCGAGAAGGGCGTGATGCACATGGCCATCGGCGCCGTCGTCAACGCGGTGTGGGACCTGGCGGCCAAGCGCGCGAGCAAGCCGCTGTGGAGGTTCCTGGCGGACGCCGAGCCCGAATGGCTCGTCTCCCAGGTCGACTTCCGCTACATCGTCGACGCGCTGACCCCCGAGGACGCGCTGACGCTGCTGCGCCGGGGCCGCGAGGGAGCCGCCGGCCGCGAGAGCGATCTGCTCGAACGCGGATACCCCGGCTACACCACCTCGCCCGGCTGGCTCGGCTACTCCGACGAGAAGCTCACACGGCTCGCGCAGCAGGCCGTCGCCGACGGCTTCACCCAGATCAAACTGAAGGTCGGCGCGGATCTGGCGGACGACGTCCGCCGCTGCCGTGCGGCCCGCGCCGCCGTCGGCCCCGACATCCGCATCGCCATCGACGCCAACCAGCGCTGGAACGTCGGCGAGGCGATCGAATGGACCAGGGCGCTCACCGAGTTCGACCCGTACTGGATCGAGGAACCCACCAGCCCCGACGACGTGCTCGGCCATGCGTCGGTACGCAAGGGCGTGGCACCCGTCAAGGTCGCCACCGGCGAGCACGTCCAGAACCGCATCATCTTCAAGCAGCTGCTCCAGGCCGACGCCATCGACGTCCTGCAGATCGACGCCGCACGCGTCGGCGGTGTCAACGAGAACCTTGCGATCCTGCTGCTCGCCGCGAAGTTCGGCGTGCCGGTCTGTCCGCACGCGGGCGGCGTGGGCCTGTGCGAACTCGTCCAGCACCTGTCGATGTTCGACTACGTGGCCCTGTCCGGCTCGACCGAGAACCGGGTCATCGAGTTCGTCGACCATCTGCACGAGCACTTCCTCGCCCCCGTGCAGATACGCGAGGGACACTACCGGGCTCCCGACGCCCCGGGCTTCTCGGCCGAGATGCACGCCGCCTCGATCGCTGAGTTCAGCTACCCGGACGGCCGGTTCTGGGCCGCGGACCGAGCGGCCCAGGGTGCTGGGCAGGCCGCATACAACGCCGTATCCAAGACTGTGCACAAGGAGGTCCTGGCATGA
- a CDS encoding fumarylacetoacetate hydrolase family protein produces MKLLRLGAPGEERPAVRTGDGRVLDLSSVTPDIDGAFFASNGIDRARAALASGELPALDAEGVRIGAPVARPGKVVCVGLNYRDHAAETGAQIPARPVVFMKDPGTVIGPYDEVLIPRGSSRTDWEVELGVVIGTRARYLESPQQALGHIAGYAVSHDVSEREFQLDYSPQWDLGKSCETFNPLGPWLVTADEIDDPQDLALRLTVNGVKRQRGSTRDMIFQVAFLVAYLSNYMVLEPGDVINTGTPAGVALGLPGNPYLRPGDTVELDIDGLGSQRQTFAQA; encoded by the coding sequence GTGAAACTGCTGCGTCTCGGTGCTCCCGGTGAAGAGCGCCCGGCCGTCCGCACCGGCGACGGTCGGGTGCTCGACCTGTCCTCCGTCACCCCGGACATCGACGGTGCCTTCTTTGCCTCGAACGGAATCGACCGTGCCCGCGCGGCACTCGCGTCCGGCGAGCTGCCCGCACTGGACGCCGAGGGGGTACGCATCGGAGCCCCTGTCGCCCGGCCGGGCAAGGTCGTCTGCGTCGGCCTCAACTACCGCGACCACGCGGCCGAGACGGGCGCTCAGATTCCCGCACGGCCCGTCGTCTTCATGAAGGACCCCGGCACCGTCATCGGCCCGTACGACGAGGTACTCATACCGCGCGGCTCGTCGAGGACCGACTGGGAGGTCGAGCTCGGCGTCGTCATCGGCACGCGGGCCCGCTACCTGGAGAGCCCGCAGCAGGCACTCGGTCACATCGCCGGGTACGCCGTCAGTCACGACGTCTCCGAGCGCGAGTTCCAGCTCGACTACTCCCCGCAGTGGGACCTCGGGAAGTCCTGCGAGACCTTCAACCCGCTCGGCCCCTGGCTCGTCACCGCCGACGAGATCGACGACCCGCAGGACCTCGCCCTGCGGCTGACCGTCAACGGCGTGAAGCGCCAGCGAGGCAGCACCCGCGACATGATCTTCCAGGTCGCTTTCCTCGTCGCGTACCTGAGCAACTACATGGTGCTCGAGCCGGGCGACGTCATCAACACCGGCACCCCCGCGGGCGTCGCCCTCGGCCTGCCCGGCAACCCGTACCTGCGCCCCGGCGACACCGTCGAGCTCGACATCGACGGCCTCGGCAGCCAGCGCCAGACCTTCGCACAAGCCTGA
- a CDS encoding alpha-L-fucosidase gives MPMQPWFSDAKLGIFIHYGIYAVDGVPESWSFYSGKVPHEQYMKQLDGFTASNYDPKAWAEVFAKAGAKYAVLTARHHDGVALWDTGQGDLNVVKHTPAARDLIAGYAEALREQGLKVGLYYSHSDWNHPDYASVVHPDPPNDDVGTNRYVTPKDGVEDPEAWARFLSYRNAQVGELVSRYRPDLLWFDGEWERSEDQWKMRELSEEILAGNPDTVLNARMLSYGDYATPEQGVPLRAPDGPWELCLTVNDSWGYQHQDDNQKSVGKLVRYFAETIGMGGNLLLDVGPQEDGTIPAAQVERLEGLGGWIDKHRGAVYGTVAGLPAGHHYGPSTLSADRRTLYLVCFDTPRETIGLRGLRTPVKRVSVVGTGTELPHQVIGGLGEVPGVTWIDAPVSADVDAYATVLAVELDGELDLYRGAGRD, from the coding sequence ATGCCGATGCAGCCCTGGTTCTCCGATGCCAAGTTGGGCATCTTCATCCACTACGGGATCTACGCCGTCGACGGCGTTCCCGAGTCCTGGTCCTTCTACTCGGGCAAGGTCCCCCACGAGCAGTACATGAAGCAGCTCGACGGCTTCACCGCCTCGAACTACGACCCGAAGGCGTGGGCCGAGGTGTTCGCGAAGGCCGGCGCGAAGTACGCGGTGCTCACCGCCCGGCACCATGACGGGGTGGCTCTGTGGGACACCGGGCAGGGTGATCTGAACGTCGTGAAGCACACCCCGGCCGCCCGTGACCTGATCGCCGGTTACGCCGAGGCACTGCGGGAGCAGGGCCTCAAGGTGGGCCTGTACTACTCCCACTCGGACTGGAACCACCCCGACTACGCGAGCGTGGTGCACCCCGACCCGCCGAACGACGACGTGGGCACCAACCGCTATGTGACGCCGAAGGACGGTGTCGAGGACCCCGAGGCCTGGGCGCGCTTCCTCTCGTACCGCAACGCCCAGGTCGGCGAGCTCGTCTCGCGCTACCGCCCCGACCTGCTGTGGTTCGACGGCGAGTGGGAGCGCAGCGAGGACCAGTGGAAGATGCGGGAGCTCTCCGAGGAGATCCTCGCGGGCAACCCCGACACCGTCCTCAACGCGCGCATGCTGAGCTACGGCGACTACGCCACACCCGAGCAGGGTGTTCCGCTGCGGGCCCCCGACGGGCCGTGGGAGCTGTGCCTGACGGTCAACGACTCCTGGGGCTACCAGCACCAGGACGACAACCAGAAGTCGGTCGGCAAGCTGGTGCGCTACTTCGCGGAGACCATCGGCATGGGCGGCAATCTGCTGCTCGACGTGGGCCCGCAGGAGGACGGCACCATCCCTGCCGCCCAGGTCGAGCGCCTCGAGGGCCTCGGTGGCTGGATCGACAAGCACCGCGGTGCCGTGTACGGAACCGTGGCCGGCCTGCCCGCCGGTCACCACTACGGTCCGAGCACACTGTCCGCCGACCGCCGCACCCTGTATCTGGTCTGCTTCGACACCCCGCGCGAAACCATCGGGCTGCGCGGCCTGCGGACGCCGGTCAAGCGCGTGAGCGTGGTCGGCACGGGCACCGAGCTGCCCCACCAGGTCATCGGCGGTCTCGGCGAAGTGCCCGGCGTCACCTGGATCGACGCCCCGGTGAGCGCCGATGTCGACGCGTACGCGACCGTTCTGGCCGTGGAACTCGACGGTGAACTGGACCTCTACCGGGGCGCGGGCCGCGACTGA
- a CDS encoding helix-turn-helix transcriptional regulator has translation MSTTEPNASHVQFCLDLPPRVANLGVGVHGTTGLRDVFRLPDLWQLHLYRYAAELTVDGVVHAIRPGRVSLVPPGAVVEFRYGGRSEHLYVHFELPHSGNPLTVPVMQDAGAETPILTDLLQQAVAAAPRNPARAAAEVWAALWRVAGLAAPAGGVEERGHAAAAAAVAHIESHLAGPLTVPEVAAAAGISHNHLIRLFRAETGGTVVAYIRRRRMERARHLLRESTLSIPAVAALVGIGDLQAFNKACRRELGASPRAIRAASG, from the coding sequence GTGAGTACGACCGAGCCGAACGCCTCCCACGTCCAGTTCTGCCTGGACCTGCCGCCCCGGGTGGCGAACCTTGGCGTCGGAGTGCACGGGACCACCGGCCTGCGGGACGTCTTCCGGCTTCCGGACCTCTGGCAGCTGCACCTGTACCGGTACGCCGCCGAACTGACCGTCGACGGTGTGGTTCATGCCATCCGGCCCGGCCGGGTGAGCCTCGTGCCGCCCGGGGCGGTCGTGGAGTTCCGTTACGGCGGGCGGTCGGAGCACCTCTACGTGCACTTCGAACTCCCGCATTCCGGCAATCCGTTGACCGTTCCGGTCATGCAGGACGCCGGCGCCGAGACGCCGATCCTCACCGACCTGCTGCAACAGGCCGTCGCGGCGGCCCCGCGCAACCCCGCCCGGGCCGCGGCCGAGGTGTGGGCCGCGCTGTGGCGGGTCGCCGGCCTTGCGGCGCCGGCGGGCGGGGTGGAGGAGCGGGGGCACGCCGCGGCAGCCGCGGCCGTGGCGCACATCGAGTCCCACCTGGCGGGACCGCTGACCGTGCCCGAGGTGGCCGCGGCCGCCGGGATCTCGCACAACCACCTCATCCGGCTGTTCCGGGCCGAGACCGGCGGCACGGTGGTGGCGTACATCCGCCGGCGCAGGATGGAGCGGGCCAGGCACCTGCTCCGGGAGTCGACGCTGTCGATCCCCGCCGTGGCGGCCCTGGTCGGTATCGGCGATCTGCAGGCCTTCAACAAGGCATGCCGGCGCGAACTGGGCGCGTCCCCGCGCGCGATCCGCGCCGCCAGCGGCTGA
- a CDS encoding glycoside hydrolase family 16 protein, whose amino-acid sequence MAKRQQHTPHARRARLTAAVAALLCAATLAPGPAQAAAAAVVDPHTPAGVRPNGGSSHGTLVFSDEFLGTSLDTSKWSAVDSMRRDGQYFDSWWKPSNVKVNPNPGSVNGGNLWISLSKLSSTEYATGQIEGRGKFEFTYGTVEWRAQLPPNNDLFGALWLMPPGGISGVDGTARDGGEYDVVESFHADDTYGNTIHYDGYGADHKSSGVTANAPGLHSGYHTYAVEWRPDRIIYRYDGVVVRDITDPKLISQVPMFPVISSESAEWAAGSIYDAPLDHRSNMYVDYIRVWQ is encoded by the coding sequence ATGGCCAAGCGCCAGCAGCACACCCCCCATGCCCGCCGCGCACGCCTCACTGCCGCAGTCGCCGCACTGCTCTGCGCCGCGACCCTGGCCCCCGGACCGGCCCAGGCCGCCGCGGCAGCTGTGGTCGACCCCCACACCCCTGCCGGCGTCCGCCCCAACGGCGGGAGCTCTCACGGCACGCTCGTGTTCAGCGACGAGTTCCTGGGCACCTCGCTCGACACGTCCAAGTGGTCCGCCGTCGACTCGATGCGCCGCGACGGACAGTACTTCGACAGCTGGTGGAAGCCGTCGAACGTCAAGGTCAACCCCAACCCCGGCTCCGTCAACGGCGGCAACCTGTGGATCTCACTGTCGAAGCTGAGCTCCACCGAGTACGCCACGGGCCAGATCGAGGGCCGGGGGAAGTTCGAGTTCACCTACGGCACCGTCGAATGGCGCGCCCAACTGCCGCCCAACAACGACCTCTTCGGTGCCCTGTGGCTGATGCCGCCCGGCGGCATCAGCGGGGTGGACGGCACCGCCCGCGACGGCGGCGAGTACGACGTGGTCGAGAGCTTCCACGCCGACGACACCTACGGCAACACGATCCACTACGACGGCTACGGCGCCGACCACAAGTCCTCCGGAGTGACGGCGAACGCCCCCGGCCTGCACAGCGGCTACCACACGTACGCGGTCGAATGGCGGCCGGACCGGATCATCTACCGGTACGACGGCGTGGTCGTACGGGACATCACCGATCCGAAGCTGATCAGCCAGGTCCCGATGTTCCCGGTGATCTCCAGCGAGTCCGCCGAATGGGCCGCCGGCTCGATCTACGACGCCCCCCTCGACCACCGCTCGAACATGTACGTCGACTACATCCGCGTCTGGCAGTAG
- a CDS encoding extracellular solute-binding protein, with translation MSSGISRRSVLRTIGIGTALAATGFPLSACSTSDGGNALTNDGKKLAPWPTYIPQPDAPKPDLAPSDKGVQPAFFSYPKELKQSVAEKPGDGSKVKVWTITWGAPPTAKAKHKLWQALNKELGVDLDLVVIPAMESQQKFATLVAGGELPDIMCVSANLPNPTELIAAKCQDLTEFLSGDAVKTYPNLAAVPTYAWKAAGRIGGRIYRIPVERARIGHSLSANLERLKQAGIWVPEIGGIAVDDFTKGLQQLSGRKQWGMGVAGLGAFGFNSIMPAFGSPNAWSVKDGQFNSYIETDEFRAGLEQLAKWKQAGVYRADPLSHDASLGIDFQTGITATVSRANVDFTGNAVAIKDGFTLETVRPFKPSNGARPGHWFSPGADYTTVLKKASKDRIKLLLRVLDYMAAPFGTKEYELITYGVEGTHFERSADGSPALNETALNGDNKDTLGIAFMACSQQVLFLPASVPAAADLVERRHAFQTEIAEVGIADPSVGLLSKTMNAKLNELQLLREDAMKAIIMGRRPLSSWDTTIKDWKAKGGDQAADEYAKAHAAAQA, from the coding sequence ATGTCCTCCGGCATCTCCCGCAGATCCGTCCTGCGCACGATCGGCATCGGCACCGCGCTGGCCGCCACGGGCTTCCCGCTCTCCGCCTGCTCCACGTCCGACGGCGGCAACGCCCTCACCAACGACGGCAAGAAGCTCGCGCCGTGGCCGACGTACATACCCCAGCCGGACGCCCCGAAGCCCGACCTCGCCCCGAGTGACAAGGGTGTGCAGCCGGCCTTCTTCTCGTACCCGAAGGAGCTGAAGCAGTCGGTCGCCGAGAAGCCCGGCGACGGCTCCAAGGTGAAGGTGTGGACGATCACCTGGGGTGCGCCGCCCACCGCGAAGGCGAAGCACAAGCTCTGGCAGGCGCTGAACAAGGAGCTCGGCGTCGACCTGGACCTGGTCGTGATCCCCGCGATGGAGAGCCAGCAGAAGTTCGCGACGCTGGTCGCCGGCGGGGAACTGCCGGACATCATGTGCGTGTCGGCCAACCTGCCCAACCCGACCGAGCTGATCGCCGCAAAGTGCCAGGACCTCACCGAGTTCCTCTCGGGCGACGCCGTGAAGACGTACCCCAACCTCGCCGCCGTCCCCACGTACGCCTGGAAGGCCGCCGGTCGCATCGGCGGCAGGATCTACCGGATACCGGTCGAGCGGGCACGTATCGGCCACTCGCTCTCCGCGAACCTGGAGCGATTGAAGCAGGCCGGAATCTGGGTGCCGGAGATCGGCGGGATCGCGGTCGACGACTTCACCAAGGGCCTCCAGCAGCTCTCCGGCCGCAAGCAGTGGGGCATGGGTGTGGCCGGTCTCGGTGCGTTCGGCTTCAACTCGATCATGCCCGCCTTCGGTTCGCCCAACGCGTGGTCGGTGAAGGACGGACAGTTCAACTCCTACATCGAAACCGATGAGTTCAGGGCCGGTCTCGAGCAGCTCGCGAAGTGGAAGCAGGCCGGCGTCTACCGCGCGGACCCGCTGTCGCACGACGCCTCGCTCGGCATCGACTTCCAGACCGGCATCACGGCCACCGTATCCAGGGCCAACGTCGACTTCACCGGCAACGCCGTCGCCATCAAGGATGGTTTCACGCTCGAGACCGTCCGTCCGTTCAAGCCCTCCAACGGAGCCCGGCCAGGACACTGGTTCTCCCCGGGCGCCGACTACACCACCGTCCTGAAGAAGGCCTCCAAGGACCGCATCAAGCTCCTCCTGCGGGTGCTCGACTACATGGCCGCCCCGTTCGGCACCAAGGAGTACGAGCTCATCACCTACGGCGTCGAGGGCACCCACTTCGAGCGTTCCGCCGACGGCAGCCCGGCGCTGAACGAGACGGCGCTCAACGGCGACAACAAGGACACCCTCGGCATCGCCTTCATGGCCTGCTCGCAGCAGGTGCTCTTCCTGCCGGCCTCCGTCCCGGCCGCGGCCGACCTCGTCGAGCGCCGTCACGCCTTCCAGACCGAGATCGCCGAGGTCGGCATCGCGGACCCGTCGGTGGGTCTGCTCTCCAAGACCATGAACGCCAAGCTGAACGAATTGCAGCTGCTCAGGGAGGACGCCATGAAGGCGATCATCATGGGCCGCAGACCCCTCTCCAGCTGGGACACGACGATCAAGGACTGGAAGGCCAAGGGCGGCGACCAGGCCGCCGACGAGTACGCCAAGGCGCACGCAGCAGCCCAGGCCTGA
- a CDS encoding carbohydrate ABC transporter permease, producing MSADVMQRAERPAWMEEPRPITQGFKGLTLVFTVLVVIVPFWVVLATSFAPDKQVIANGGYALWPDRWTTNAYDLIFSGGQITRAMLVSGGVTVIGTTFSLVCTIMLAYALARPGVVGGKPVMLLILFTFLFPAGMIPSFLVVNGMGMRNTYWALFLPVLINAFNLVVMRGFFQGIPAELFESAKIDGAGELRTLVTIVLPLSKAVIAVVGLFYAVGYWNDFFRAILYTDQATMWPLQTWMRTYVVQSQNSLISVQGGVSEQIQFAPQTVNMAVVVLATVPILCVYPFIQRYFTKGVLTGAVKS from the coding sequence ATGAGCGCCGATGTGATGCAGCGCGCCGAGCGACCCGCCTGGATGGAGGAGCCCAGGCCGATCACCCAGGGATTCAAGGGCCTGACCCTGGTCTTCACGGTACTGGTGGTGATCGTCCCGTTCTGGGTGGTGCTGGCGACCAGTTTCGCCCCCGACAAGCAGGTGATCGCCAATGGCGGCTATGCGCTGTGGCCCGACCGGTGGACCACCAACGCCTACGACTTGATCTTCTCGGGTGGCCAGATCACCCGGGCGATGCTGGTCTCCGGAGGCGTCACGGTCATCGGTACGACGTTCAGCCTGGTGTGCACGATCATGCTGGCCTACGCCCTGGCCCGGCCGGGAGTCGTGGGCGGCAAGCCCGTCATGCTGCTCATCCTGTTCACCTTCCTCTTCCCAGCCGGCATGATCCCCAGCTTCCTGGTGGTCAACGGCATGGGCATGCGCAACACCTACTGGGCGCTGTTCCTGCCCGTACTGATCAACGCGTTCAACCTGGTCGTGATGCGCGGCTTCTTCCAGGGCATCCCGGCCGAGCTCTTCGAGTCGGCGAAGATCGACGGCGCGGGTGAGCTGCGCACCCTGGTCACGATCGTCCTTCCGCTGTCGAAGGCGGTGATCGCGGTGGTCGGCCTGTTCTACGCCGTGGGCTACTGGAACGACTTCTTCCGCGCGATCCTCTACACCGACCAGGCGACGATGTGGCCGCTGCAGACCTGGATGCGCACCTATGTGGTGCAGAGCCAGAACTCGCTGATCTCGGTCCAGGGCGGTGTCAGCGAGCAGATCCAGTTCGCCCCGCAGACCGTGAACATGGCGGTCGTGGTGCTGGCCACCGTGCCGATCCTGTGTGTCTACCCCTTCATCCAGCGCTACTTCACCAAGGGCGTCCTGACCGGCGCCGTCAAGAGCTGA
- a CDS encoding ABC transporter permease: MSVTTKGPEAQPIAVVSKPPGKAERPKSALRHRLHRDRALLLLMAPGVVFFLIFQYGALFGNVIAFKDYMPFLGVVDSPWVGFANFRTLFGEAAFWDAALNTVVLSLVQLVFYFPIPLALALLLHSLMQGRVRRFVQSVVYLPHFISWVIVVALFQQVIGADGVINGTLGGSDGHLVDVIGNPDLFKPLMVMELIWKECGWGTIIFLAALAQIDEGLYEASALDGAGPWRRFWHITLPSLRAVIFLLLILRLGDILSVGFEQILLQRDAFGPDVAEVIDTYVFYHGIRDQNWGVAAAAALFKGVIGACLVFTANKIAHRMGEQGVYR; this comes from the coding sequence ATGTCGGTGACGACGAAGGGGCCGGAGGCGCAACCGATAGCGGTCGTCTCGAAGCCACCCGGGAAGGCGGAGCGGCCGAAGAGTGCGCTGCGCCACCGCCTGCACCGGGACCGGGCGCTGCTGTTGCTGATGGCGCCGGGGGTGGTCTTCTTCCTGATCTTCCAGTACGGCGCGTTGTTCGGGAACGTCATCGCGTTCAAGGACTACATGCCGTTCCTGGGTGTGGTGGACAGCCCATGGGTGGGATTCGCGAACTTCCGGACCCTGTTCGGCGAGGCGGCGTTCTGGGACGCGGCCCTGAACACCGTGGTTCTGTCCCTGGTGCAGTTGGTGTTCTACTTCCCGATCCCGCTGGCACTCGCACTGCTCCTGCACAGCCTGATGCAGGGGCGGGTGCGCAGGTTCGTGCAGAGCGTGGTGTATCTGCCCCACTTCATCTCGTGGGTGATCGTGGTCGCCCTGTTCCAGCAGGTGATCGGCGCGGACGGAGTCATCAACGGCACGCTCGGCGGCTCCGACGGCCACCTGGTCGATGTCATCGGCAACCCCGATCTGTTCAAGCCGCTCATGGTCATGGAGCTGATCTGGAAGGAATGCGGCTGGGGCACCATCATCTTCCTCGCCGCGCTCGCCCAGATCGACGAGGGGCTCTACGAGGCCTCGGCGCTCGACGGAGCCGGTCCCTGGCGGCGCTTCTGGCACATCACGCTGCCTTCGCTGCGGGCGGTGATCTTCCTGCTGCTGATCCTGCGGCTCGGCGACATCCTGTCGGTCGGCTTCGAGCAGATCCTGCTCCAGCGCGACGCGTTCGGCCCCGACGTGGCCGAGGTCATCGACACCTATGTCTTCTACCACGGCATACGTGACCAGAACTGGGGCGTGGCCGCAGCGGCCGCGCTGTTCAAGGGCGTCATCGGCGCCTGTCTCGTCTTCACCGCGAACAAGATCGCTCACAGGATGGGCGAGCAGGGGGTGTACCGCTGA
- a CDS encoding LacI family DNA-binding transcriptional regulator, producing MRYTVGERHERILELVREHGTLRVTDLADHLGMSTVTVRRDVEVLSSAGRLDRVRGAVSWPGAPVSAGRGPLQNPITAPAPVAAGEGPAIGLVVPQSQHYFGEIVRGVRDAVQEAGGRLVLGFSGYVPGQDEVQARRLLESGVAGLLLTPGWMSDGAEQDAPDLDFGVPTVLLERRPVPGTRAAEFDHVCSDHYAGAGLAVRHLASLGHRNIALVAGASATGVQVRDGYETALRTIGIAEPPIDPIDLYLGALDMSRVEAAAVQLAEAVAEGKVTAALVLSDTDAILLVQQLRAMEPQLKVPEDVAIVAYDDEVAALSDLPLTAVAPPKYEVGQAAVHLLLRRIREAADAPGRTTARRHLALLPELRVRRSCGAGPTG from the coding sequence GTGCGATACACGGTCGGCGAACGCCACGAGCGGATCCTTGAACTCGTGCGCGAACACGGGACCCTGCGCGTCACCGATCTGGCCGATCACTTGGGCATGTCCACCGTGACCGTGCGCCGCGACGTCGAGGTGCTGTCGTCGGCCGGACGGCTGGACCGTGTTCGCGGCGCGGTCTCGTGGCCGGGTGCCCCCGTGTCGGCCGGGCGGGGTCCGCTGCAGAACCCGATCACCGCTCCCGCACCCGTCGCCGCAGGCGAGGGGCCTGCCATCGGGCTGGTCGTCCCCCAGTCCCAGCACTACTTCGGCGAGATCGTGCGAGGCGTCAGGGATGCCGTGCAGGAGGCCGGAGGCCGTCTCGTGCTCGGCTTCTCGGGGTATGTCCCCGGCCAGGACGAGGTGCAGGCCCGCCGACTGCTCGAATCCGGAGTGGCCGGACTGCTGCTCACTCCCGGCTGGATGTCGGACGGCGCCGAGCAGGACGCGCCCGACCTCGACTTCGGGGTACCGACGGTGCTGCTCGAACGCCGGCCGGTGCCGGGAACGCGGGCCGCCGAGTTCGACCACGTCTGCTCGGACCACTACGCTGGCGCGGGCCTCGCGGTGCGGCACCTGGCATCACTCGGGCACCGGAACATCGCGCTCGTCGCGGGCGCGAGCGCGACGGGTGTGCAGGTGCGGGACGGCTATGAGACCGCACTGCGGACCATCGGAATCGCCGAGCCGCCGATCGATCCCATCGACCTCTACCTGGGTGCCCTGGACATGAGCCGTGTCGAGGCGGCCGCCGTGCAGCTGGCCGAGGCGGTCGCGGAGGGGAAGGTGACCGCGGCGCTGGTGCTCAGCGACACCGACGCGATCCTCCTGGTGCAGCAGCTGCGCGCCATGGAGCCGCAGCTCAAGGTGCCCGAGGACGTGGCGATCGTCGCCTACGACGACGAGGTGGCGGCCCTCTCGGATCTCCCGCTGACAGCCGTGGCGCCCCCGAAGTACGAAGTCGGCCAGGCGGCCGTGCACCTGCTCCTCCGGCGGATCCGGGAGGCGGCCGACGCCCCCGGACGGACCACCGCCCGCAGGCACCTCGCGCTGTTGCCCGAACTGCGCGTGCGGCGATCCTGTGGCGCAGGGCCTACGGGCTAG